A stretch of Desulfobacter hydrogenophilus DNA encodes these proteins:
- a CDS encoding sigma-54-dependent transcriptional regulator, with protein sequence MALILIIDDDNDFCGTMKSLVLRMEHDFLAAGTLEQGIRILGEQAVDILLLDVGLPDGNGLEGLSRIKEASKSSPEIFIITGLGDPAGAETAITEGVWDYIVKPTSIKETRASLTRALKYRQEKQRRHQAVSLDLDRIVGRSAPMRKCFEIMAQGAGSSAPVLITGETGTGKELFAQTIHANSLRKDKGFIVVDCAFLTETLMESTLFGHRKGAFTGAVERRDGLVKLADQGTLFLDEVGEMPLSAQKSFLRILQEKRFRPLGDAKETTSDFRLMAATNRDLDVMVENGTFRRDLLYRLRTIHLPLPPLRRRGRDIETLTRFKVSQLCEVNNLPPKKIEQGFFDTLNAYPWPGNVRELCNVVETAFVASGSEAILYTMHLPGEVRIQVARASIEKGQLSQVPEDNLTNPVVSFQGNIPGFKAWKQKMERHYLEQIIAATNGDVKRILNLSGLSKSHFYSLVKKYGVEI encoded by the coding sequence ATGGCATTGATTTTAATTATAGATGACGACAATGATTTCTGTGGCACCATGAAAAGCCTGGTGCTTCGCATGGAACATGATTTTCTGGCCGCAGGCACCTTGGAACAGGGCATCCGGATTCTTGGAGAACAGGCCGTAGATATCCTGTTGCTGGACGTGGGCCTTCCCGATGGCAACGGGCTTGAGGGGTTGTCCCGGATCAAGGAGGCATCCAAATCCAGCCCCGAAATATTTATCATCACCGGTCTGGGTGATCCGGCCGGGGCCGAGACTGCCATTACTGAAGGGGTCTGGGACTATATTGTCAAACCCACCTCCATCAAGGAGACCCGGGCCAGTCTCACCCGGGCATTGAAATACCGGCAGGAAAAGCAGCGCCGGCACCAGGCCGTGAGCCTGGATCTGGATCGTATTGTCGGTCGGTCGGCCCCCATGCGCAAATGTTTTGAGATCATGGCCCAGGGGGCTGGGTCCAGCGCGCCCGTGCTCATCACAGGAGAAACCGGAACCGGCAAGGAGCTTTTTGCCCAGACCATCCATGCCAACAGCCTGAGAAAAGACAAAGGCTTTATTGTGGTGGACTGCGCTTTTTTAACTGAAACCCTTATGGAAAGTACCCTGTTCGGCCACCGGAAGGGGGCATTCACTGGAGCGGTGGAGCGCCGGGACGGTCTTGTGAAACTGGCGGACCAGGGAACCTTGTTCCTGGATGAGGTGGGGGAGATGCCCCTGTCCGCCCAGAAATCCTTTTTGCGCATCCTCCAGGAGAAACGGTTTCGTCCTTTGGGGGATGCCAAAGAGACCACCAGCGACTTTCGCCTCATGGCCGCTACCAACCGGGACCTGGACGTCATGGTTGAAAACGGTACTTTTCGCAGGGATCTGCTCTACCGTCTTCGCACCATCCATCTGCCCCTGCCGCCTTTACGCCGACGGGGCCGGGACATTGAGACGCTCACCCGGTTTAAAGTCAGTCAACTTTGCGAGGTAAACAACCTGCCGCCCAAAAAAATAGAGCAGGGCTTTTTTGATACCTTGAACGCCTACCCCTGGCCTGGTAATGTCAGGGAACTTTGTAATGTAGTTGAAACCGCATTTGTGGCCTCAGGCAGCGAAGCCATCCTTTACACCATGCACCTGCCGGGTGAGGTCAGAATCCAGGTGGCCCGGGCATCTATTGAAAAGGGACAGTTGTCCCAAGTGCCTGAAGACAATCTTACCAACCCTGTCGTCTCTTTTCAGGGCAACATTCCCGGTTTCAAAGCATGGAAACAGAAAATGGAGCGGCACTACCTGGAGCAGATCATTGCCGCCACCAACGGGGATGTAAAACGCATCCTCAACCTGTCTGGTCTGTCCAAATCCCATTTCTATTCTTTGGTTAAAAAATACGGCGTCGAGATATAG